TTCCATCATAGTGCTATACCAACTGCAAAAGGTGTACAAAGAATGTTGTTTTCTGTCCACAGTACAAAATAAATATTATGTTTTATTTGTTGTCTGTGATTTATAATAAATTATATTTATGAATCTTACGACATCAAATACCTGTAGATAAATAAACAATGACGTCTCTGTACGGTGACATTTGAAAGCATGTCTGTCACTTCACTGGTAATAACTGTTCGTTTTCTTAAGTCCACGCCCTTGCGCATGCGCATATGGTACCACCATGTCTAGACGATGACATAATGGTCATCCTCAACCAATGAGAAACAAGACCGCAATTTGATGCATATTTTTGAATCGGACAGAAACGTCTTGACTTGAGAGAGACTTAACACAGGCAAAGTTGAAGGACAGAGATCTGAGGATTTATGAGAAGTTTTGCTGCAAGCTACAACACAACTCACTTAATTACTGGGACTTCACGATGAGGAAGAGGTAAGTGAATTGTATTTGTAAAGAGTATTACATTTGGCATGCAGTATTGAAATGTCAAgctagctgttagctagctaacctaaCAGAAGCAGTGTTTTGTGACACGTTATACCTAGCTACAACTAGTTGCCTATCTAGAAATAAGACTGCAAGATTACTGAAGATTATGAGTTTGCTAGCTAAATCAACATTTTAGCAAACGTTAGATGTCAATTTGCCAGGAATGACTAACGTTAGTCATTCACAGACTCGGCTGCGAGCACGTTAGCTTACGTTACTGTCTGTAATACCACAGATATAACATTTTGATTGTACTTTACTGTAACTTTAACGACTGGGTGTGTCTGCAAAGCTGTATGAAGGATGGTCTGCTGTGTGCTATCAATTCAAAGACTGATAAATTACAATAGCAGGACCACATTGACACTAACGTTACTGCTGCAGTGCTGCCCCTTGTCGTTGCCACTTGCAGCAGTCCAGCAAAATCAAGTAACTTTTTAACTAGTCATGCCTGTCCAAAAATTAAACCTTTTTTATATATGTCCCCGGCCCATTCCAGTGAGGTGCTCGCAGCCGAGTCTGTGGCTTGCCTGAATAAAGCTCTCTGCCACCTGAAGGACATCTGGGAAGAGATAGGAATACCAGAAGACCAGAGACTACAGAGAACCAATGTGGTCAAGAATCACATCAAGGTGAGTCAGAACAAATTGACACTCAAGCATAGAGTGTAATTATTCTCCAAGAAACAACATTCTCAAAGCCGTGACACCTGTCTGTGCACCTGCTgtagctagttaactagctagctctagtacagtagctagctaacctacTTTTGAGGGGTGTGTTGCTGGGGCATATGTGTGATGAAGCCTATCTATTTAGTCTGCTAAATGTGAGATTTCTAGATGTAGTTAATTCACAAGTATGTATTCCTTcccagggaagttagaaaccaatatacacaggcagttagaaaagccaaggctagctttttcaagcagaaatttgcttcctgcaacacaaactcaaaaaagttctgggacactgtaaagtccatggagaataagagcacctcctcccagctgcccactgcactgaggataggaaactctgtcaccaccgatcaATCcattataattgagaatttcaataagcatttttctacgtctggccatgctttccacctggctacccctaccccggtcaaccgcactgcaccccccacagcaactcgctcaagtcttccccatttctccttctcccaaatccagtcagttgatgttctgaaagagctgcaaaatctggacccctacaaatcagccgggctagacaatctggaccctttctttctaaaatgatctgccgaaattgttgcaacccctattactagcctgttcaacctcttttgtgtcgtctgagattcccaaagattggaaagcagctgcggtcatccccctcttcaaagtgggggacactcttgacccaaactgctacagacatatctatcctaccctgcctttcgaaggtcttcgaaagccaagttaacaaacagattaccgaccatttcgaatcccaccacaccttctccgctatgcaatctggtttcagagctggtcatgggtgcacctcagccacgctcaaggtcctaaacgatatctttaCCGCCATCgacaagaaacaatactgtgcagccgtattcattgacctggccaaggctttcgactctgtcaatcaccacatcctcatcggcagactcaatagtcttggtttctcaaatgattgcctcgcctggttcaccaactacttctctgatagagttcagtgtgtcaaatcggagggcctgttgtccggacctctggcagtctctatgggggtgccacagggttcaattcttgggccgactcttctctgtatacatcactgatgtcgctcttgctgctggtgagtctctgatccacctctacgcagacgacaccattctgtatacttctggcccttctttggacactgtgttaacaaccctccagacgagcttcaatgccatacaactctcctttcgtggcctccaactgctcttaaatacaagtaaaactaaatgcatgctcttcaaccgattgctgcctgcacctgcccgcccgtccagcatcactactctggacggttctgacttagaatatgtggacaactacaaatacctaggtgtctggttagactgtaaactctcctcccATACTCACATCaaatatctccaatccaaagttaaatcttgaattggcttcctatttcacaacaaagcatccttcactcatgctgccaaacataccctcgtaaaactgaccatcctaccgatcctcgacttcggcgatgtcatttacaaaatagcctccaataccctactcaataaattggatgcagtctatcacagtgccatccattttgtcaccaaagtcccatatactacccaccactgcgacctgtatgctctcgttggcaggccctcacttcatactcgtcgccaaacccactggctccaggtcatctacaagaccctgctaggtaaagtccccccttatctcagcttgctggtcaccatagcagcacccacctgtagcacgcgctccagcaggtatatctcactggtcacccccaaagccaattcctccttcggccgcctctccttccagttctctgctgccaatgactggaacgaactacaaaaatctctgaaactgaaaacacttatctccctcactagctttaagcaccagctgtcagagcagctcacagattactgcacctgtacatagcccatctataatttagcccaaacaactaccccttcccctactatTAAGAGAATTGTTTAATGTTCATAAACTGAACTTCAATTAAAATACTCAGTCTGCAACTCAGAGTTCGTAAGGTTCTGGTTTAAATAAAACAGACAGAATTCCCAGCTTACAATAGTCAATAATGTTTATTCACGAGAACGCTCTGAAGTCCATTGTACAAAAATATCTATTATATACCAGGCTCCTTATTtacgcacacgcatacacacgaACATTAAGGAGAGTTAGTTATCTTCTTCCCCAGAACTCTCAACACTGTAGATCATTATCCAGCCGACAGTTTCATTCCTCTGAGATTAGGGAACCCTCAGAGTTCAAGCTAGGGcaggtcaaccacagtttaacGGTTCTTGGTgtttacttaaacacacacaccaacattccTCTCTTCCACAGTCCAACCTAGTTAGATTTATGCTGAACATTTTAGTTACTCATTATACAGGCTACATAAACCCTATCACTAATAATTAggtttcagggtagaattatttaatcattatctttaaacgtcgcaattgtaaatgagaacttgttctcaacttgcctacctggttaaataaaggtgaaatataaaataaataaatatgtggactGACTAGTCATTTCTGCACATCTCTCACAGGGTTTGTTAGACATGATGATAACAGAGGAGGAGTCTCTTAGGACCAGACTGTTGAGCAGCATCAAATCCTGTCGCAAACAACTGGATACGCTGTGCTTGGAACTGCAGCTACCCCCATTTGAGGTAAGCATTCTAACAGTTTCTAACATCTGCAAAGTTATACTACTATGCAAATGACAacgcatagaaatataatgactgGTGGATAGGAATTCAAATCAATGTCCCACTCGAATTGCCATGGTCTGATTGGCTTTGTCCtttctagtaattatatttctaggATGAAGCATCTACACTTACTATGATGATTTATGGATTTATTGCTTTCCGTTTCTTGAAGATGAGTGGATGGAGGAGAAAAAAAAGGGCTGTTATGGAAAAGAAGGGAATGAGGCCATTCCAGACTGTTTAGATAAGTCCATTTTTGAATTTGAACATTTCTTTGGATAAATATTCTGCCTGAGTCTTCCAGGGTTGggccaattcaggaagtaaactgattttcttttcagtttacttcctgaatacTCAAAATTTAAATGGCATTAACCCCAACCCTGGTGCCTTCCCTGGGTACAGATCTGAGATCAGTTTCCCCTCCTCAATCctcaccttaaccattagtgtggAAAATGCAGTGTCTAGGGTAGAGGTCGacagattatgatttttcaacgccgatatcgattattggaggaccccaaaaaagctgataccgattaatcggctgatttaaaataaaaaaaaataataattataataataataacaaaaatatatatattttattattatttttatttatttgtaataatgacaattacaacaatactgaatgaacacttattttaacttaatataatacatcaataaaatcaatttagcctcaaataaataatgaaacatgttcaatttggtttaattaaataatgcaaaaacaaagtgttggcggagaaagtaaaagtgcaatatgtgccatgtaagaaagctaatgtttaagtttcttgctcaacatgagaacatatgaaagctggtggttccttttaacatgagtcttcaatattcccaggtaagaagttttaggttgtagttaatataggaattataggactatttctctctctacgatttgtatttcatatacctttgactattgggtgttcttataggcactttagtattgccagtgtaacagtatagcttccgtccctctcctcgctcctacctgggctcgaaccaggaacacattgacaacagccaccctcgaagcagcattacccatgcagagcaaggggaacaactactccaagtctcagagcgagtgacgtttgaaacgctattagcgcgcacccggctaactagctagccgtttcacatcggttacaccagcctaatctcgggagttgataggcttgaagtcataaacagcgcaatgcttgaagcattgcgaagagctgctggcaaacgcactaaagtgctgtttgaatgaatgcttacgagcctgctggtgcctaccatcgctcagccagactgctctatcaaatcatagacttaattataacataataacacacagaaatacgagcctttggtcattaaaatggtcaaatccggaaacaatcactgaaagaaaaaaaaacgtttattctttcagtgaaatacggaactgttccgtattttatctaactggtggcatccctaagtctaaatattgctgttacgttGTACGACCTTCAATGTTATGCcgtaattatgtacaattctggcaaattaattatggcctttgttaggaataaatggacttcacacagttcgcaatgagccaggtggcccaaactgctgcatataccctgactgcttgcacggaacgcaagagaagtgacacaatttccctagttataagaaattgttagcaggcaatattaactaaatatgcaggtttaaaaatctatacttgtgtattgattttagagaaaggcattgatgtttatggttaggtacattggtgcaacgacagtgcttttgtCGCAagtgcgcttgttaaatcatcacccgtttgtcgaagtaggctgtgattcgatgagaaattaacaggcaccacatcgattatatgtaacgcaggacacgctagataaactagtaatatcatcaaccatgtgtagttaactagtgattatgtgaaaatgggttgtttttttataagataagtgtaatggtagctagcaacttaccttggcttcttgctgccctcgcgtaacaggtagtcagactgccacgcaggctcctcgtggagtgcaatgtaaggcaggtggttagagcgttggactagtaaccgtaaggttgcaaaaacaaatccccgagctgacaaggtaaaaatctgtcgttctgcccctgaacaagtcagttaactcaccgttcctaggccgtcattgaaaataagaatgtgttcttaactgacttgcctagttaaaaaataattggcaaatcggtgtccaaaaataccaattgttatgaatacttgaaatcggccctaattaatcggccattccgattaattggtcgacctctagtctaggggcaacttcacccaaTACCTTTTCTCTCATCAGGAGGAGCGGGGCGTCACCATGCTGCAGCAGGAGAAGGAGATCcggacccaggtggaggtgttgGTGAAGGAGCGGACCCAGAGGATGCAGCAGCTCAAGGCCTTGACGGAGCGCGACCAGGACCTGTGTGACACTCTGTGTTCGGACCCCTATGCCCTCGACCCTAACGCCGTGCCCTCCCTGGAGCAGCTGGACGGCTTCCGCCAGCACATCGCCAGCCAGACCACAGAGAAGGTGGATAGGGATTTGTAATAAAAGCAGATCCTGGATTCACATACCAGTagtatttgtttaaaaaaaattagaaTGTAGCTGCACTTGATTGCGCAATAGAactaatggaatagtcccaaaggaGCAAACCCCATGTGATACATCACACAGGCTCAATCAAATATTCAAAGGATTTGAAAGAAAACATGTTATTTGAACGTAGATGTGAATGATGGTCCGTACTTCAATCCTGCTCCTGGAGAGCTGCTGCTTGTTCTGCCATTTTGTTTCAGCCCGGCACTTATTTGCTGATTCAACTACTCTCCGTCTTTAATCTAGAGTCATGATTAGTTGAATTGGTTGTAGTAAAGCCAAAAAAGGTTGGCCATTGATTCTGCATCTCACCTAGAGAAAATGATATTGGGGGAAAACAGTGATGTAAACTAATATACACATTTGAGGAGATCCCTAAcggcgtgtctctctgtctgtggccAGGAGCGGCGGCACGCTGAATTTGTTGGCATCAAGAGGCAGATCATCCTGTGCATGGACGACCTGGACCAGCTGCCAGAGACCAGCTTCGAGAAGGACATCGTCTGCGAGGACCAGGAGGCCTTCTGCCTGTCCAAAGACAACATCGCCTCACTCAAACTCCTCCTCGGCGAAGTGAGAATGGAACTAATCCAATATGCTTGAGATGATAGTGAATGCTTTAGTTTGAGCGATACTTTGCAATGTCTGTGCAGAATGAACAAAGTTGATCTGCTCACCACCACAATACAGTAGAAAACCAGTCGACCTACACGCATTACATTTCTACATTACTGTATCAGTTCATTATCACTTCACTATAGATCATGTAAATATCTTCATTTGCATTTTCTTGCTAATATCTGTCATTGGCTGTGTTCCAGGTCTTTATTGCAGTCGCGTCCCACGTAAAGACAATACAGACTTCCTGGAACGTGCCCATTTCCATAGTGCTCCTTTACTGACCGTCCCGTGTCTATGTTGTTCTGTCTAGctagaggagaggaaggcagagaACCAGGCGGTGTGTGAGGCTCACAGGGAGAAGATCCAGGAGCTGTGGGACAGACTGCAGGTGCCCCAGGAGGAGAGGGAGCTTTTCTCAGAGCACATGGTCGCCTCCAAGAAGAAGAACCTGGATGCTGTCAGTGAACACTCTTagcttatgtcccaaatggcaccctaatccctttctagtgcacttattttgaccaaAGCCCAATGAGCAAATGTTGACCATGCCCCTTACTTGCctaaatattctgaaataacagtttttatttattttgtaaagATATAAGCTTGAAATGGGCTTGGTCTAATTGACTCAACAACTTAAAACACATATCTAAGTTTAGCtttcttaatgaaccagaaaGTCAATAGTTGTTTatggtgtttaaaaaaaaaaaacgttatctaattgatcctgctttgtagtatgtATACCCCTCTGGTTTGTACCCTGGCTAGTCACCATTGTCTCCAGTGGTCTACCTGCATTCTAAAGCTGTTTCTAAACAAGGTCTGTCTATTAATCAAGAAAATGTTAGAATCAAAGAACCAAATTGTTCTCTCTTCTTTTTCACACCTCAGTTAGAGGCAGAGGGCAGGCGACTGATGGAGCTCAAACGACTGAGCATGCGAAACGTTACTGAAGCCATCCGCTCAGAGATCGCAGTGCTCTGGGAGAAATGCTTCTTCAGCAGTGATCAGCAACAGGCCTTTGTGCCCTATTTTAGCAGTAAGTTGGGTTTTAGGGTTTGGATTACAGGTAAAACACAAGCTTTGGTAGACCAATCAATGAATGAAGACTCAGAGAAGTCTTTCTCGTGAACAATGTGTTTTATGATTGTTAACTTATTAATCACATACCCGGTGCATCACATACATTTAGTTTTCCCTTTTGAAaaggcacttttttttttttcaatgtgaCTTACTGGTTTTAATAATACATTTCATGATttgtttttccctccttcagatgATTTTACAGAGGAGCTGTTGGGGCTGCACGAAGCTGAGATCCTGAGGCTGAAGCAGCACTATGAAGAACACAAGGAGCTGTTTGAGGGGGTTCACCGCTGGGAGGAGAGCTGGAGACTCTTCCTGGAACTGGAGGTTAGCCGTGGAGAAGCACCGTggaaacattttagtcatttagcagacgctcttatccagagcgacttgcagttagtgcattcatcttaaaatagctaggtgagacaaccacatatcacagttgtaGTTCGTACATTTTTGTCAATAAAGACGTTATCAGCAAAGTTGgtgctagtaggaaaagacaagtgCAATCATCTTTTTATTAATAAATGggctttaaagggatagttcactttcAGAAAACGTTTATTGCTTATTTTTGAGTTTCATCCAAACAATTTTGAAGTTAAATAACAACATTTTAATTTtgaattataaaaaaaatatttgtacaAATTACTTGATAATTTTTTGGggagccttactgctattagcccatacaaacgcattaAATAACAAATTCACTACATAGAACAAGAGCTacttcccccccccaaaaaatctgaaGTAGGTTGTTCTGAAGTGTAAGAGATATAAGAAAGGTCAGGAAAcatttgttgttattattataatatatattttcttctgtgtgtgtgtaatatatataactatgaagtaacacatggaATTGTGtggtaaccaaaacagtgttaaacaaaaatatatttgagattcttcaaagtagccaccctttgccttgatgactgctttgcacactcttggtattctctcaaccatcttcacgaggaatgcttttccaacagtcttgaaggagttcccagatatgctgagcatatgttgtctgcttttccttcactctccggtccaactcatcccaaatcctctcaattgggttgaggtcaggtgattgtggaggccaggtcatctgatgcagcactccatcactctccttggtcaaatagccctcacaatctggaggtgtgttgggtcattgtcctgttgaaaaacagatgatattcccactaagcgtgtaccagatgggatgtcgtatcgctgcagaatgctgtggtagccatgactgataagtgttccttgaattctaaataaattactgacaacgtcaccagcaaagcaccatcacaccacctcctccatgcttcacggtgggaaccacacatgcggagatcatccgttcacctactctgtgtctcacaaagacacggcggttggaaccaaaaatcttaaatttggactcatcagaccaaaggacagagttccaccggtctaatgtccattgctcgtgtttcttggcccaagcaagtctcttattcttattggtgtcctttagtagtgtttttttttttgcagcaatttgaccatgacggcctgattcacgcagtctcctgtgaacagttgatgttgagatgtctgttacttgaactctatgaagcatttatttgggctgcaatctaaggtgcacttaactccaatgaacttaactctgggtcttcctttcctgtggaagTCCTCAttagagtcagtttcatcatagcgcttgatggttgttgcgacagcacttgaagaaacattaaaagttcttgaaattttctgcattgactgaccttcaggtcttaaagtaatgatggactgttgtttaactttgcttattttagctattgttgccataatatggacttggtcttttaccaaacagggctatcctgtgtataccacccctaccttgtcacaacacaactgattggctcaaatttatgaacttttaacaaggcacacctgttaattgaaatgaattccaggtgactacctcatgaagctggttcagagaataccaagagtgtgcaaagctgtcatcaaggcaaagggtggctactttgaagaatctcaaatataaaatacatttaacactttttttctttttttactacatgattccatatgtgttatttcatagttttgatagcttcactattattctacaatgtagaaaatagtaaaaataaagaaaagaatgagtaggtgtgtccaaacttttgactggtactctactttaattttttttttaaatgtcaaccGGTACCAAGGGacattcagacgagtcttgtgaggcctgtgggtgtcctagagcaaaacaaccgacgTACTTGTTTTTGAGAATCTCACCTTAATACAGgggtattagtgtgtagcccaaactgttcagacgttatagacagaagttggcagatcgtcTGTACccacttcagacgagtcccaagactCTTGTGGGGGTCGTGGAGCAAATTGTTTCCAAGAGGGGTCATGATAGTTTGTAGGCAAAAGATGATTTTGTGCAAAGGCCAATTTTCgatatgtctcatggtctgacaaacaccgctctgtcacctttcaccccaAATGCAGAagtgttacagtgagggaaaaaagtatttgatcccctgctgattttgtacgtttgcccactgacaaagaaatgatcagtctatcattttaatggtaggtttatttgaacagtgagagacagaataacaacaacaacaaatccagaaaaacacgtcaaaaatgttataaattgatttgcattttaatgagggaaataagtatttgaccccctctcaatcagaaagatttctggctcccaggtgtctttttatacaggtaatgagctgagattaggagcacactcttaaagggagtgctcctaatctcagcttgttacctgtataaaagacacctgtcaacagaagcaatcaatcaatcagattcgaaactctccaccatggccaagaccaaagagctctccaaggatgtcagggacaagatcgtagacttacacaaggctggaatgggctacaagaccatcgccaagcagcttggtgagaaggtgacaacagttggtgcgattattcgcaaatggaagaaacacaaaagaactgtcaatctccctcggcctggggatccatgcaagatctcgcctcggagttgcaatgatcatgagaacgttgaggaatcagcccagaactacacgggaggatcttgtcaatgatctcaaggcagctgggaccaagcatagtcaccaagaaaacaattggtaacacactacgccgtgaaggactgaaatcctgcagtgcctgcaaggaccccctgctcaagaaagcacatatacatgcccgtctgaagtttgccaatgaacatctgaatgactcagaggacaactgggtgaaagtgttgtggtcagatgagaccaaaatggagctctttggcatcaactcaactcgccgtgtttggaggaggaggaatgctgcctatgacccaaagaacaccatctccaccgtcaaacatggaggtggaaacattatgctttgggggtgtttttctgctaaggggtgtcgtgtctttgggggtaccattaaactgaagatatgtttatcaattagctccctgtaattattatcacgcgattaaactgattaatcgtttaattgtaattaactaggagatcggggcaccaaggagaatattcagattacaaagatataactttcctgtactataatattatattctattatagtataggccgattatcttctggtttaaatggtgtattttacctcgagtccagtctcattccaaatgtcgtaaattgttgtatctgcacgaacccagtctttactaaaagcatccatacatcaattgtcttaaaatcatttatttactacactaagtaattaacagaaaacatacaaacagtaattatcgtcacaaaggattggtagaggaatgtgcccttgtgggctaaacaggcaggtcggcctgttgaacaatggatcataaaaggtcagctgtggcacacaGTGTTCATTaatattgacaattgaaggctcgctcattcgggaacaattgcaatcaatatatatttacgctcatgtgtcgtcgagATCCTTGTTGTAGagtcgttctgatggagagtctctctctcggttagaatggatctttcaaagcgacattcattaatgtcgtcatagaattgatgtttcgttggtcttcgcgttcgatgatataatttacttagctgcagactaataattaatatcaaaaacttgttcttattctgtcgatatcaatagtctaaaagttaaccacgtggtatggttcactttcagtagaggaattggatggtaaaacctattggccatggagtgaaGGCCTGGTCtcgagaaatgtaaatcagggggtgttttatagtgctcatagaacaggcttgtcaaatgacgcctggtcctgtatgggtccctgggggcgtgcctatgactgagttagatttggttacagaaatacaattctatcacattacatcagtacatagcatctcaatgtattataaaagctttatgcttattaatacattccatacaaccattatgatgcaagtcttaagCTGAGGCCATTATacaaacagttttatggtaatatggctatattgtctcttctgagtatcacaaaattgtaccaagcggatcagttcgtagctggattcttcaccaatcttccatacattctccagaacacaaaatgttgcttggctctccaattctatgagttggaagaatttcctgtgtctctctatgggccatgtggccagagtctcctggaattttagagtttttacaaccctttacacacagggactgggtggggggaaggtaggttgggaaatggtacaaaggggagggggtcaactgtcctccctgtaccaaaagaggccaacgtcatgacaggggacaggacaacttcaccgcatcaaagggacgatggacggggccatgtaccgtcaaatcttgggtgagaacctccttccctcagccagggcattgaaaatgcgtCGTGGATGGGtaatccagcatgacaatgacccaaaacacacggccaaggcaacaaaggagtggctcaagaagaagcacattaaggtcctggagtggcctagccagtctccagaccttaatcccatagaaaatctgtggagggagctgaaggttcgagttgccaaacgtcagcctcaa
This genomic stretch from Salmo salar chromosome ssa26, Ssal_v3.1, whole genome shotgun sequence harbors:
- the LOC106587689 gene encoding protein regulator of cytokinesis 1 isoform X2; this translates as MRKSEVLAAESVACLNKALCHLKDIWEEIGIPEDQRLQRTNVVKNHIKGLLDMMITEEESLRTRLLSSIKSCRKQLDTLCLELQLPPFEEERGVTMLQQEKEIRTQVEVLVKERTQRMQQLKALTERDQDLCDTLCSDPYALDPNAVPSLEQLDGFRQHIASQTTEKERRHAEFVGIKRQIILCMDDLDQLPETSFEKDIVCEDQEAFCLSKDNIASLKLLLGELEERKAENQAVCEAHREKIQELWDRLQVPQEERELFSEHMVASKKKNLDALEAEGRRLMELKRLSMRNVTEAIRSEIAVLWEKCFFSSDQQQAFVPYFSNDFTEELLGLHEAEILRLKQHYEEHKELFEGVHRWEESWRLFLELEEKATDPSRFTNRGGNLLKEEKQKAELHKSLPKLEKKLKAQIDVWEQGQAREFLVNGQKFLQFVEEQWELHRIKKENEKLERQLKKSKQIEVDMLYGTAVRTPTKRRFLGTTTPSKTRKFNGTTSSLSSANSNSTVRSAYGGTVCHSPSRPALSVNKVPSVRTPGRSKPPLAGLQERNKENMGLVTGLGVPLQSGGFKTLASPQHNFSINSVASTYSEFARDLSQATNTKSKPDILNSTIAHL